The window CCGACGCCGACGCCGTCGTGGCCGACACGTCGTCGTTCCGGATCGTCGACTGCCCGTCGTGCGGTGGGATGCTCAAGCCCGACATCGTGTACTTCGGGGAGAACGTTCCGAAAGAGCGTGTGGACGAGGCCTATTCGCTGGTCGACGGCGCCGAGGCACTATTGGTGGCCGGCTCGTCGCTGACCGTGTATTCGGGCTTCCGGTTCGTGCGCCACGCCTCGGCCAAGGGCATACCCGTCGCGATCATCAACCGGGGGCACACCCGCGGCGACGACCTCGCGACGGTGAAGATCGACAACGGCTGCTCGCCGATGCTGGCGTTGCTCGCCGACGAACTCCCGGCTGCCGGGGCGACTCTCACCAGGTGACGGGCATCCTGCGCACCGCATGGATGAAATTGCCCGCCACGAAAGACGGTTCGCCGGCCGCCAGATCGGGGAGCTGCGTGAGCAGTTCACCGATGATCGCGCGCAACTGTGCCCGCGCCACATGTGCGCCGAGGCAGAAATGGCGTCCGCCGCCCCCGAAGCCCAGGTGTGGATTCGGGTCGCGGCCGAGGTCCAGCAGGTCGGGACGGTCGAACACCGCGGTGTCGCGGTTCCCCGAGGAGTAGAACATCACGACCTTCTCCCCCGCCGCGATCTGCTGGCCGCCGAGCACGTAATCGGTTGCCGCCGTGCGCCGGAACGTCATCACCGGCGACGCCCACCGGATGAACTCCTCGACCGCTCCGCCGATGCGGTCGTCGAACGACGCCGTCAGCCAGGCCCGCTGCTCGGGATGGTCGGTCAGCGCCTTGATCGCGTGGCTGGTGGTCTGTCGGGTGGTGTCGTTGCCCGCCACCGCGAGCAGGACGAAGAACGCGGCGATCTCCGCATCCGTGAGACGGGCGCCTTCCACCTCGGCGTGCACGAGCGAGCTGAACAGGTCGTCGCCGGGGTTGTCACGGCGTTCGGCCGCCAGACCCAACGCCACCTGGTGCAGGTACATCTGGCTGGAGAACAACACCTCCAACGGGTTGCGACCGTCGAGGTACTCGGGGTCACCCCAGCTCACCATCGCGTCCGCGGCGTCGGCGACGGCGTGGCGCTCCGAGTCGGGGATACCGACCATGTCCGCCAGCGTGCGCACGGGAAGCTCTTTGGCGCAGTGGCTGACGAAGTCGACGCCGCTGCCGGCCGCCCGCAGCTCGGTCACGATGTCGCGGGCATTCGCCCTGATCGAGTCCTCGATGCGGCGGACCTGGCGCGGGGTGAACGCGGCGTGCACGACCTTGCGGATCAGCGTGTGCCGCGGCGGGTCCATCGCCAGGAACGACTGGCTGGCCTCGAGAAGCTCCTCGGGCACATTCTCGAACAGCACGCCCTTTCCGGACAGGAACACCTCGCTGTTGCGGCTCACCTCGACGATGTCGGCGTGCCGGGTGACCGCCCAGAAGCCGGAATCGTCGGCGTCCGGCATCAGGGCGTCCTCGACGGGCGGATGCCAGCTCAGCGGACGGGCCTCCCGCAGTTGGGCGAACGACGCCTCCCGCTGGTCTGCGGTTCCGGCCCAAAAGGCGCGCGAGGACAGGTCGACGGGATCGTAGGGGCGACCCGCAGAAGCCGCGGGAGGTGTGTGCGCGGTCACAGTCATGACGCCGACACTACGACTAGACACTATGTCTAGTCAACGTGCAGATCGCTTCGCTACGCTCGACGAATGCCTTCGGTGACCAGAAAGGCGCAGGCCACTCGGCAGGAGCGTCGCGAGCAGATCGAGCGGCGGCTGCTGGAGGCCACCGACCGTCTGATGGCCGATGGGGCGAGTATCACCGAGCTGAGCGTCGACCGGCTGGCGTCGGAGGCCGGCATCTCGCGGGCGAGTTTCTACATCTACTTCGAGGACAAGGGCCATCTGCTGCGCCGGCTGGCCTCGCAGGTGTTCGGCGATCTCGCCGACGCCGCACAGCGCTGGTGGTCGGTGGCGTCGCGGCTGGACCCCGAGGACGTGCGGGTCGCGATGGCCGCGATCATCGCCGCCTACCGGCAGCATCAGCCCGTCCTGGTCGCGCTCAACGAGATGGCGCCCTACGACCCCGCGGTCGCCGAGACCTACCGCGACCTGATCGCCGAAGTCAGCACCAGGTTTGAGGCCGTCATCGTCGAGGGGCAGAAGGCGGGGACGATCCGGCCGCAGCTGCCGCCCGACATCACCGCCCACACGCTGGTATTGATGGTCGAGCGCACCTGCCAGCAGAACCTACCGTCGAGACCGACCTCGTTCGACACCGAGCTCGCCGACGTCCTGACCGAAATCGTCTGGGGCAGCTTGTATCTGACGAATCCGGCGGGCTAGACCGCGACCAGGTCGTCGGCGTGCACCGCGGGCCGGCGCATCTCGGCGGGCAGATCCGAGGTGGACCGGCCCAGCATCGTCGCCAGTTCGGCCTTGTCGTACGCGACGACGCCGCGGGCCACCATCGCGTTCTCCTGATCACGCAACTCGACCACGTCACCGCCGAAGAATCGTCCGGACACAGCGCTGATACCGGCCGGAAGCAGTGAGCGACGTTGCTGCACAACGGCTCTCACCGCCCCGTCGTCGAGGGTCAGTGTGCCGGAGGCCTCGGCGGCGTAGCGCACCCAGAACCGGCGGGCCGACATCCGCTCGGGCCGGGGCGCGAACACCGTGCCCACCGACGCGTCGCCCAGCGCCGAGGCGGCGTCGGCGGCGGCAGCCAGCAGGACCGGCACGCCCGCGTCGGCGGCCAACAACGCCGAGGACAGTTTCGAGACCATGCCGCCGGTGCCCAGGTGGCTGCCGCGCCCGGCCGTCACATCGGCGAGGTCATCGGGCCCGGACACCTCGGAGATGAATCGCGCCGGATTGTCCTCGGGCGCCTTGCGCGGATCGCCGTCGTACAGACCGTCGATGTCGGACAACAGGATCAGCGCATCGGCGCCCACGAGATGGGCGACCAGCGCCGAAAGACGGTCGTTGTCACCGAATCTGATCTCGTTGGTCGCCACGGTGTCGTTCTCGTTGACGATGGCCACCGCGTGCAGCGCACGGAGCCGGTCCAGGGTGCGTTGAGCGTTGTTGTGCTGCACCCGCATCGAGATGTCGTGCGCGGTGAGCAGCACCTGCCCCACGGTGCGGTCGTAGCGCCCGAACGCCGCACTCCACGAGTTGACCAGCGCCACCTGCCCGACACTGGCGGCGGCCTGCTTGGTCGCGAGGTCGGCGGGCCGTTTCGTCAATTTGAGCGGCTCGATGCCGGCGGCGATCGCCCCCGAGGACACGATCACCACATCCGAGCCGGCCTTCATCCGCGCCTCGATCGCGTCGGCGAGGTAGTGCAGCCTGCCCCTGTCGAACACGCCCGACGGTGTGGTCAGCGCGGTGGTGCCGATCTTCACCACCACCGAGCGCGCGCCACGGATGGCGTCCCGGTGAACACTCACCGCGTCACTCTTCGCCGTCGTCGCTCTGCCGGCGGGCCTTCCGCGCGGCCTTGCGCTCGTCGGCGCCGACCCGGTCGGTCTGTTCGAGACGGACGTCGGTGCCGCGTCCCGACAGGTGCACGTCGACCCCGGCCGGGGTCTGCGGCTCCCAGTCGAAGGTCATGTCGCCGATCGTGACCGCGCAGCCGGGCCGCGCACCCAGCTTGAGCAGTTCGTCCTCGACACCGAGGCGTGCCAGCCGGTCGCCGAGATATCCGACGGCCTCGTCGTTGTCGAAGTTGGTCTGCGCGACCCAGCGCTGGGGCCGGGTGCCTTTCACGACGAACCCGCCCTGCCCGTCGGGCACGACGCTGAACGCGGTCTCGTCGACGGGGATCGGCCGGATCACCGGTCGGCGCGGCACCGCGGCGGGCTGCGCCGCGCGATAGGCGGCCACGATGTCCCACAGCGCGAAGATCAACGGACGCAGGCCTTCTCGCGCGACCGTGGAGATCTCGAACACGGGCCAGCCGAATCTGGTCTCGACGTCCTCGCGGACGAAGTCGGCCAGTTCGCGCGCCTCGGGCACGTCGATCTTGTTGAGCACCACCGCCCGGGGGCGCTCGGCGAGGTCGCCCAGCGTCGAATCGCCCTGCAGGGTCGGCGTATACGCCGCGATCTCGGCTTCCAGTGCCTCGATGTCGGAGATCGGGTCGCGGCCCGGTTCGAGCGTCGCGCAGTCGACGACGTGCACCAGCACCGCGCAGCGCTCGATATGGCGCAGGAAATCCAGGCCGAGACCGCGGCCCTCGGAGGCTCCCGGGATGAGCCCCGGCACGTCCGCGACGGTGAAGGTGTGCTCCCCGGCCGACACAACGCCGAGGTTCGGAGCGAGCGTGGTGAACGGATAGTCGGCGATCTTCGGTTTGGCCGCGGAGATCGTCGACACCAGTGAGGACTTACCCGCCGAGGGGAACCCGACGAGGCCGACGTCGGCCACCGTCTTGAGTTCCAGCGTGAGTTCGCGGACCTCACCCTGCTCGCCGAGCAGCGCGAAGCCGGGGGCTTTACGGGCCCTCGATGCGAGTGCGGCGTTGCCCAGCCCGCCGCGCCCGCCGGCGGCGGCTTCGAAGCGGGTCCCCGCGCCGATGAGGTCGGCGAGGATCTGGCCGCGTTCGTCGAGGACGACGGTCCCGTCGGGGACCTTCACCTCGAGGTCGGCCCCGGCGGCGCCGTCGCGATTGCTGCCGGCGCCCTGCTTGCCGGACGGCGCCACGACGTGCGGGTGGAAGTGGAAATCGAGCAGCGTGTGGACCTGCGGGTCGACGACGAACACGACGCTGCCGCCGCGTCCGCCGTTGCCGCCGTCGGGACCACCGAGTGGCTTGAACTTCTCGCGGTGGACCGACGCGCAGCCGTTGCCGCCGTTACCCGCCCGCGCGTGAACGACGACACGGTCGATGAACCGGGGCATCACAGGTCCTTTCCATGACGAAATCTACGTTTTGCCGGCCAGAACGCGAGGGCCGTCGGTGCAAAACGTCGATCTCGACGTAGGACCTAGGCCTCGCTGCGAACAGTACGGACGATGTTGACGTACTTGCGGCCACGCTTGGTGCCGAACTCCACGGCGCCCGGGGCGGTCGCGAACAGGGTGTCGTCGCCGCCACGGCCGACGTTGACGCCGGGGTGGAAGTGCGTGCCGCGCTGGCGGACCAGGATCTCGCCGGCCTTGACGACCTGGCCGCCGAACCGCTTGACGCCGAGTCGCTGCGCGTTGGAGTCACGACCGTTGCGTGAGCTGGAAGCGCCCTTCTTGTGTGCCATGTCTGTCGCTCCCGTCTCTACTTGATGCCGGTGACCTTGAGGACCGTCAGCTGCTGACGGTGCCCCTGCCGCTTGTGATAGCCGGTCTTGTTCTTGAACTTGTGGATGCGGATCTTCGGGCCCTTGGTGTGCTCCAGGACCTCACCGGTGACCGCGACCTTCTCCAGCGCCTTCGCGTCGGTGGTGACGTTCGCACCGTCGACGACCAGCGCGACCGGCAACGAGACCGAGGCGCCGGGCTCTACGTCGAGCTTCTCCACCTTGACGATGTCGCCGGCCGCGACCTTGTACTGCTTGCCACCGGTCTTGACGATCGCGTACGTGGCTGATTTGGCTGCCATCGCTGGGTCTTCCTCTGCTTCGCGTGCGGGCGCGCATCACCTGGGTGTGCGTGCGGGTCTGGGTGCGGGATCTTCGTCCCGTCTCCGGCCCGCCGTAGGCAGGCCCTGGAGACAACTGGTCAAGGGTACGTGACCAGCGGGTAGAGAATCAAACCGCTCAGTCTCGGATCGGCGGACCCGCCGGACGCGCCGCGGCGCGCCTGCGGTGCCTGCCCACCGGAGCGGCGGCTACGGGCTCCTCCTCATCGTCCTCATCGGAGTCCTCATCCTCGTCGTCGTCGTCGTCGAAGTCGGAGTCGTCATCCTCGTCGTCGTCCTCGTCGTCGGAGTCCTCGTCCTCGTCGAGTTCATCGATGTCGTCGTCCTCGTCCTCGTCGTCATCGTCGAGGTCGATCTCGTCCACATCGGAGTCCTCGTCGGAGTCCTCGTCCTCGGAGTCCTCGTCCTCGGAGTCGTCGTCCTCGGAGTCGTCGCCGAACTCGTCGTCGGTGTCGGCCACCGTCGGTGTCGCATCGGCGTCGATCTCGGCGACCTCCTCCGGCGCCAGCGAGACGTCGTCGCGTTCCTCGCCGTCCTGGCCGTCCTCGCCGTCCTCGTCCTTGCCGTTGGCTGCAGCCATCGCCTTGAACATCGGATGCTCTCCCGGCAGATGGGCCGGGACCTTCGTGACCTGGACCTCGGGCTCGGGCTTCGCGCCGCGCTTGCCGCGCCGGCTGCGACGGCCACTGCCACCGCCCCCGCCGCCGTTGCCGCCGCCCCCGGAGTCGGCCTTGCGACCGTTGGAGCCCGACGACGAATCGACCGGATCACCGTGCAGCATGATGCCCCGCCCGGAGCAGTGCGTGCAGGTCGTCGAGAAGGCCTCGATCAGGCCGGTGCCCAGACGCTTCCTGGTCAACTGGACCAGGCCCAGCGACGTCACCTCCGACACCTGGTGGCGGGTGCGGTCCCGGGCGAGGGCCTCGGTCAGCCTGCGCAGCACCAGGTCGCGATTCGACTCCAGCACCATGTCGATGAAGTCGATGACGACGATGCCGCCGATGTCACGCAACCGGAGCTGCCGCACGGTCTCCTCGGCGGCCTCCAGGTTGTTCCGGGTGACCGTCTG is drawn from Mycolicibacterium gilvum and contains these coding sequences:
- a CDS encoding TetR/AcrR family transcriptional regulator, with the protein product MPSVTRKAQATRQERREQIERRLLEATDRLMADGASITELSVDRLASEAGISRASFYIYFEDKGHLLRRLASQVFGDLADAAQRWWSVASRLDPEDVRVAMAAIIAAYRQHQPVLVALNEMAPYDPAVAETYRDLIAEVSTRFEAVIVEGQKAGTIRPQLPPDITAHTLVLMVERTCQQNLPSRPTSFDTELADVLTEIVWGSLYLTNPAG
- the proB gene encoding glutamate 5-kinase — protein: MSVHRDAIRGARSVVVKIGTTALTTPSGVFDRGRLHYLADAIEARMKAGSDVVIVSSGAIAAGIEPLKLTKRPADLATKQAAASVGQVALVNSWSAAFGRYDRTVGQVLLTAHDISMRVQHNNAQRTLDRLRALHAVAIVNENDTVATNEIRFGDNDRLSALVAHLVGADALILLSDIDGLYDGDPRKAPEDNPARFISEVSGPDDLADVTAGRGSHLGTGGMVSKLSSALLAADAGVPVLLAAAADAASALGDASVGTVFAPRPERMSARRFWVRYAAEASGTLTLDDGAVRAVVQQRRSLLPAGISAVSGRFFGGDVVELRDQENAMVARGVVAYDKAELATMLGRSTSDLPAEMRRPAVHADDLVAV
- the obgE gene encoding GTPase ObgE, which produces MPRFIDRVVVHARAGNGGNGCASVHREKFKPLGGPDGGNGGRGGSVVFVVDPQVHTLLDFHFHPHVVAPSGKQGAGSNRDGAAGADLEVKVPDGTVVLDERGQILADLIGAGTRFEAAAGGRGGLGNAALASRARKAPGFALLGEQGEVRELTLELKTVADVGLVGFPSAGKSSLVSTISAAKPKIADYPFTTLAPNLGVVSAGEHTFTVADVPGLIPGASEGRGLGLDFLRHIERCAVLVHVVDCATLEPGRDPISDIEALEAEIAAYTPTLQGDSTLGDLAERPRAVVLNKIDVPEARELADFVREDVETRFGWPVFEISTVAREGLRPLIFALWDIVAAYRAAQPAAVPRRPVIRPIPVDETAFSVVPDGQGGFVVKGTRPQRWVAQTNFDNDEAVGYLGDRLARLGVEDELLKLGARPGCAVTIGDMTFDWEPQTPAGVDVHLSGRGTDVRLEQTDRVGADERKAARKARRQSDDGEE
- the rplU gene encoding 50S ribosomal protein L21, which encodes MAAKSATYAIVKTGGKQYKVAAGDIVKVEKLDVEPGASVSLPVALVVDGANVTTDAKALEKVAVTGEVLEHTKGPKIRIHKFKNKTGYHKRQGHRQQLTVLKVTGIK
- the rpmA gene encoding 50S ribosomal protein L27 — encoded protein: MAHKKGASSSRNGRDSNAQRLGVKRFGGQVVKAGEILVRQRGTHFHPGVNVGRGGDDTLFATAPGAVEFGTKRGRKYVNIVRTVRSEA
- a CDS encoding cytochrome P450; translation: MTVTAHTPPAASAGRPYDPVDLSSRAFWAGTADQREASFAQLREARPLSWHPPVEDALMPDADDSGFWAVTRHADIVEVSRNSEVFLSGKGVLFENVPEELLEASQSFLAMDPPRHTLIRKVVHAAFTPRQVRRIEDSIRANARDIVTELRAAGSGVDFVSHCAKELPVRTLADMVGIPDSERHAVADAADAMVSWGDPEYLDGRNPLEVLFSSQMYLHQVALGLAAERRDNPGDDLFSSLVHAEVEGARLTDAEIAAFFVLLAVAGNDTTRQTTSHAIKALTDHPEQRAWLTASFDDRIGGAVEEFIRWASPVMTFRRTAATDYVLGGQQIAAGEKVVMFYSSGNRDTAVFDRPDLLDLGRDPNPHLGFGGGGRHFCLGAHVARAQLRAIIGELLTQLPDLAAGEPSFVAGNFIHAVRRMPVTW